AAAAATGCGTACGGTATTAAATCGCGATTCAGGTCTTCTTGGTATTTCTGAGAAATCAAGTGATATGCGTGATATTCTTGCTGGAAAAGAAGAGGGCGATGAAAAGTGTCAGTTGGCTTATGACATGTATATTGATCGATTACGAAAATACATTGCACAGTATTTTGCGGTTTTGAATGGCGCCGATGCTATTGTCTTTACGGCAGGTATCGGTGAAAATTCAAGCGTTGTTCGTGAGGATATTATTTCTGGCATGACTTGGTTTGGTGTTGATACGGACCCAGCTAAGAATGTGTCAGGAGCCTACGGCGTTATTTCGACAGATCAAGCGCGTGTGAAAACTATGGTTATCCCAACCGATGAAGAACTTGTGATTGCGCGTGACGTTGAACGTTTTAAAAATTCTACTAATTAAGTTATCAAATATTATGATAAGACCAGAAAAGTTGACCTGAATGTGTCAGCTTTTTTGATTATTTTATACAAAACGTAAAATAAACTTGACAAAAAATGTAAAGTAAACTATACTAAAAATGTAAAGTCTCATTTACCAATTGATGCGATATGGAGGAGGAAATGGAAACAAAAATCCAAGAACTACGCAAAGCAAATAAAATTAGTCAAGCAGAACTGGCAGAAGCGTTAGCTGTGACAAGGCAGACGATTATCTCACTTGAAAAGGGACGTTATAATGCTTCTTTGGAGTTAGCTCATAAAATCGCTAAATACTTTGGGAAAACAATTGAAGAGATTTTTATTTTTGAAGATGAAAAGTAGAAGAAAAAGATGAACACACTTTATGAGACTA
This sequence is a window from Streptococcus macedonicus ACA-DC 198. Protein-coding genes within it:
- a CDS encoding Transcriptional regulator, Cro/CI family; protein product: METKIQELRKANKISQAELAEALAVTRQTIISLEKGRYNASLELAHKIAKYFGKTIEEIFIFEDEK